A segment of the Deltaproteobacteria bacterium genome:
CTGGCCAACGCGGGCGTCTGGGAAGCGTTGCAACGGGTGATCAAAAATCGTGAGCTGCGCATCGAGGAACCGAGCGCGTTTTTCGGCTTCGTGCCGCCCCAAGGACTGCGCCCCGAAGCGATCCCCACCGATACCAAGGTGATCATGATCGGCGATCCGTCGCTCTACCGGACGTTGGCTTCCGCCGATCCCGATTTCCGCGAGACCTTCAAAGTCAAAGCCGATTTCAATTTCGAGATCGACCGCTCTCAAGAAAACATCACGGCGTTCGCCTGTTTCATCGCCGACTATTGCAATCGCGAAGGCATGCGCCACTTCGATGCCGATGGCGTGGCCCGGGTGATCGAACAGTGCGCCCGCCAGGTCGAAGACCAGAATAAACTTTCGACCCGCTTCAGCGATATGGTCGATTTGTTGATCGAGTCCGACTATTGGGCCGAAAAAGAGCGCGCCGAGTTGGTGTCGGGAAAACATGTCGAGCGCGCCATCGTGGAGAAAATTTTTCGCTTGAACTTGATCGAGAAGCGGCTCCAAGAAATGATCGCCGATGGGACCATCTTAGTCGACGTCGACGGCGCCGTGGTCGGGCAGGTGAACGGTTTAGCCGTCTATCAAATGGGCGACTTCAGTTTCGGCAAACCGTCGCGCATCACCGCGAAAACTTTCATGGGGCGCGGCGGTATTCTGAATATAGAGCGCGAATCCAAGATGAGCGGCAAGAGCCACGACAAAGGCGTGATGATTCTCGGCGGTTACTTGGGCGGCAAATTCGCCCAGCAACATCCGCTGTCGCTGTCGAGCAGCGTCTGCTTCGAACAATCCTACGACGGCGTCGACGGCGACAGCGCGTCGTCGACCGAACTGTATGCGATTCTCTCGAGCCTTGCCGAACTTCCGATCAAGCAAGGCATCGCGGTGACCGGCTCGGTCAATCAGAACGGCGAAGTGCAAGCCATCGGCGGCGTCAATTTCAAAATCGAAGGCCACTTCGATGTCTGCCGCGTCAAAGGTTTTGCCGCCGGCCAAGGCGTGATGATTCCCAAGGCCAACCTGCGTAACCTCATGCTGCGCGCCGATATCGTCGACGCGGTGAAGGGCGGCAGGTTTCACATTTATGCTGTCAGTACGATTGACGAAGGCATCGAAGTGTTGACCGGCGTGAGTGCCGGAACACGCAACGCCGACGGCAGTTTTTCAGAAGGCTCGAGCAATGACCGGGTGCAGAAAAAATTGCAGCTATTTGCCGAGCAGCAAAAACAAATGTCGGCGAGCGCGGAGCAGAAAAACGGCAAAGAGTGAATTTAGCTTTCGCTGGTCATGGCGGCGATGTGACTGGTCGTTCCCGGTTTCTAATTTCCCCCTTTGGAAAAGGGGGATCAAAGGGGGATTTGGTTGTGGGGTAGGGTGGTCGTGTTTCGAGCAGTAGCTAACCTATTAATTAATCGCGCCGTGCGAGCCTGAGGAAAATCTCCCCTAGCCCCTCTTTTTCAAAGAGGGGGACCGGAAAATACTCTGAGCTTATTTGCAATTTCTTTCCAACTAACCGCTTCAACCTTCGCTGGCTTTGGCCGATTCGGGTTTGGTGCCGAGCGGCACCGATAGTTGTATCGTTCGGCCTTTGCGAATGATCGTCAAACGCACGACTCGGCCCGCTTCGAATCCGCCGACCATGCGCCGCACATCGCGCGGGCTGTCGACATTGTTGTCGTTGACCGCCAAGATTACGTCTTGTTTTTGAATGCCGCCGCGCGCCGCGGGTTGTCCCGGCAACACGGAGCGGATGACCACGCCTTTGACCGGATGAAGGCCCAACGCCTTGGCTTGTTCTAGAGAAATGTCCGACAGCTGCACGCCCAACCAACCCCAGGCGAATTTTTCGCCGTTGACCAAACGCGGCAAAACTTTTTTAATCACGTTGACCGGCGTGGCGAAACCCATGTTCCCGCGCTCGGAGGCCATCGTGATCATGCCGACGACATGGCCTTGGCGATTGAGCAGCGGGCCGCCGCTGCCGCCGGCGTAGGCCCCGGCATCGGTTTGAATATAGTCGAAGCTCGCCGAGTCGGCGAAGCTCCGGCCGGCGCGGCTGATGATGCCCATGCTCATGGAACTTTCCCGGCTGAAGGGATAACCGAAAACCAGCGCCAGATCGCCGACACGAACGGTCTCGGAATCGGCGAAGGAAAGGATCGGCATCGGTTTGGCGACGGAAACTTTTAGAATCGCCAGATCGATCTGGCTGTCGGCGGCGATGACCTCGGCGGCCAGGCGATCGCCGTTGGCGAGCCGCACTTCGATCTCTTTGGCTTTGTCGACGACATGCTGGGCGGTTAAAAGATATCCTTGGGGATCGATGAAGAAACCCGAACCGAGGCTGTTCTGCGGTTCGCTTTGAGCGCCTTTGCCGTCCTGACCGGTGACGCGGATCTGCACGATGGCCGGCCGCGCGTTGTCGGCGAGCTGGACCATGGCGCGGTTGAGCCGGTCGAGTTCAGTTTCGCTGGTTGACGGTTGGGCTTCGCGCCAGAGCGGCGCCGATATTTTCGCCGCGTGTTCTTGCGCCGCTAAAGCACCCGGCGCTAGACACAATGCGACCGCAATCAATCTTCCGACGATGTTCACGGCGATCCCTCCGCATTGTAAATTCGACCTTGGTGTATCGAAAACCCTGGGCAAGAACAAGTGGCACCCATTGGTGTTGCATTTGAGGTCGAGAGTTATGTTAGTCTGGCGTCATGAGTGGACTGGAGAACAAGATCGTTCTGATCACCGGCGGCAGCGGCGGCATCGGCTCTTCGCTTGCGAAAGAATTCGCCCGCCAGCGCTGCCGGGTTGCGATCGCCGCGCGCCGGCAGGAAAGTTTATCGGCCTGCGCTGAAGAACTTTCCCGCGCTGGCGGCGAAGTTCTCGCCATCGCCTGCGACGTGACCGACAGGCAACAGGTGAAACAGCTTGGCGCTGAGATTACCGCGCGCTGGGGCGCGGTGCAGATTCTGATCAACAACGCCGGCATCGCCCGGGCCGCGAGCTTCACCGAGATGGCGGACGCGTTGTGGGACGAGATTCTCGCGACCAATCTCACCGGCACTTACAATTGCTGCAAAGTTTTCTTGCCCGAAATGGCGCGCGCCAAGTGGGGGCGGATCATCAACATCGGTTCGACCACGGCCAAGGTCGGCTATCGCCACGTGACGGCTTACACGGCATCGAAGCATGGTCTGTTGGGGTTGACCCGTTCGCTGGCGTTGGAAACCGCGCGCCAGGGAGTGACCGTCAACATGATCTGCCCCGGCTACGTCGATGACGAGCGCACTCGTGAAAACGCTCAGGTCATGGCGCAGAAGGCGGGCAAGAGCGTGACGGAAATTCTCCAGCTGTTTGCCGACAGCGCTCCGCAGAACCGGCTGATCGAGCCAGAAGAAGTCGCGTCGTTGGCGCTGTTGATGGCGTCGGAGAAACTCGGCGGTATGACCGGGCAGGCGATCAACGTCGACGGCGGTGCGGTGATGGCGTGAGCGTCTCGGGTTTCGAGTTTACCAGGCTGCTGAAAAAAGGTACTCATGCTTCGAGAGCCTCAGCATGAACGGATTCTAAGCTTCATTTCAAGACCACATCCGTTCGTCCTGACCCCTCGACAGGCTCGGGACTAAAGGCTGTCGAGGAGGCCTGCCCTGAGGCCCCTCGAAGGGTCGAAGGACTCCGAGGAGTTTTTCAGCAGGTTGCTAGGG
Coding sequences within it:
- a CDS encoding ATP-binding protein, with product MSIKFEVPAEKLTWRCDLSFLPFTCTAEMTPLEDFIGQDRAMRAIEFGLGVNKPGFNIFVTGLTGTGKNSIIKAFLKKITSAQGAPPADAPTPEDWCYVYNFNDADRPQALKIRRSWGKMLKADMEQLIQNLQREAKKMFESDDYAHQRQSTIEQIQKRQQEMMEGLMEEANQSGFALRMTPSGIVLLPTKDGKPMQEEEYLVLSNLEKRQLEEKRGEIEKKVEHTLREGKKMEREIAEKLDAAETQAADYLVRLPLAELKDKYQDYPKVVGYLDGVRDHIIKNLQRFRGGDGPAPTAMTPMQLAEAPGDPFLPYRVNVFVDNSDTLGRPIVVETNPTYHNLFGVIEKKSIMGGYVTDFTLVKAGSISRANGGYLVLYDREVLANAGVWEALQRVIKNRELRIEEPSAFFGFVPPQGLRPEAIPTDTKVIMIGDPSLYRTLASADPDFRETFKVKADFNFEIDRSQENITAFACFIADYCNREGMRHFDADGVARVIEQCARQVEDQNKLSTRFSDMVDLLIESDYWAEKERAELVSGKHVERAIVEKIFRLNLIEKRLQEMIADGTILVDVDGAVVGQVNGLAVYQMGDFSFGKPSRITAKTFMGRGGILNIERESKMSGKSHDKGVMILGGYLGGKFAQQHPLSLSSSVCFEQSYDGVDGDSASSTELYAILSSLAELPIKQGIAVTGSVNQNGEVQAIGGVNFKIEGHFDVCRVKGFAAGQGVMIPKANLRNLMLRADIVDAVKGGRFHIYAVSTIDEGIEVLTGVSAGTRNADGSFSEGSSNDRVQKKLQLFAEQQKQMSASAEQKNGKE
- a CDS encoding PDZ domain-containing protein, producing MNIVGRLIAVALCLAPGALAAQEHAAKISAPLWREAQPSTSETELDRLNRAMVQLADNARPAIVQIRVTGQDGKGAQSEPQNSLGSGFFIDPQGYLLTAQHVVDKAKEIEVRLANGDRLAAEVIAADSQIDLAILKVSVAKPMPILSFADSETVRVGDLALVFGYPFSRESSMSMGIISRAGRSFADSASFDYIQTDAGAYAGGSGGPLLNRQGHVVGMITMASERGNMGFATPVNVIKKVLPRLVNGEKFAWGWLGVQLSDISLEQAKALGLHPVKGVVIRSVLPGQPAARGGIQKQDVILAVNDNNVDSPRDVRRMVGGFEAGRVVRLTIIRKGRTIQLSVPLGTKPESAKASEG
- a CDS encoding SDR family oxidoreductase, with protein sequence MSGLENKIVLITGGSGGIGSSLAKEFARQRCRVAIAARRQESLSACAEELSRAGGEVLAIACDVTDRQQVKQLGAEITARWGAVQILINNAGIARAASFTEMADALWDEILATNLTGTYNCCKVFLPEMARAKWGRIINIGSTTAKVGYRHVTAYTASKHGLLGLTRSLALETARQGVTVNMICPGYVDDERTRENAQVMAQKAGKSVTEILQLFADSAPQNRLIEPEEVASLALLMASEKLGGMTGQAINVDGGAVMA